A genome region from Solanum pennellii chromosome 12, SPENNV200 includes the following:
- the LOC107006955 gene encoding pre-mRNA-splicing factor ATP-dependent RNA helicase DEAH1-like, which yields MEKSSPTLESKKRKMAGEDKDEDVKLKGKHTEQIENLREVSRQEYLKNREKKKLKQLRDDIEDGQFLFEKIEKLSEPERHEHLYKQKIVELVSKEQQCKDAGEEQEIHPQQAWEENQINNAKLNFGSKDRKQKDYQFVFEDQIEFIKSTIIDSDSDVDVDNEKLQCTRNSKLNEDRKALPIYPYKDALLQAVHDHQVLIIVGETGSGKTTQIPQYLHEAGYTRSGGKMIVCTQPRRVAAMRVAARVSHEMGVKLGHEVGYSIRFEDCTCEKTVLKYMTDGMMLREFLTEPDLASYSVIMIDEAHERTLSTDILFGLIKYVASARPHLKLLISSATLDAEKFSDYFDRAPIFNIPGRRFPVEIHHLKAPISDYLDAAVVTALQIHATQPQGDGDILIFLTGQEEIETAENIINRRIRALGTKMAEFITCPIYANLPTELQAKIFEPTPKGARKVVLATNIAETSLTIDGIKYVIDTGFCKINCYNPRTGTESLMVAPISKASSNQRAGRSGRTGPGKCFRLYTEHSYMNDLEDNTIPEIQRTNLTNVVLLLKSLGITDLLNFDFMDPPPAEALLKALELLFALGSLDKDGKLTKVGERMSEFPLDSMLSKMIVASDKYKCSAEIISIAAMLSVGNSIFYRPKDRQVQADNAWMNFHVGNVGDHIALLKVYNSWKETKFSSQWCYENYIQVRSMKKARDIRDQLEGRLERVGIDLTSNVNDLKAIKKSIISGFFPHSARLQKNGSYRTVKHPQTGHIHPSSGLSQVLPRWVVYHELVLTTKEYMRQAKYQRYLWCGPCSKSCGWYWIISENGVGRLFSRRTQKCCYLIKEEDTYSSTVVTKTESHEWWMITISFTHKEQHSADNVSRVAY from the exons ATGGAGAAATCGAGCCCAACGCTTGAGAGCAAAAAGAGGAAGATGGCCGGTGAAGACAAAGACGAAGATGTTAAGTTGAAGGGAAAGCATACTGaacaaattgaaaatttaaggGAAGTTTCAAGGCAGGAGTATTTGAAGAATAGggagaagaagaaattaaagcAACTCAGAGATGATATAGAAGATGGGCAatttttgtttgagaaaatCGAAAAATTGAGCGAACCAGAAAGACATGAACATTTATACAAgcaaaaaattgttgaattggTTAGTAAGGAGCAGCAATGCAAAGACGCCGGTGAGGAACAAGAGATTCATCCACAACAAGCTTGGGAggaaaatcaaatcaacaatgCGAAACTTAATTTTGGATCTAAAGACAGAAAACAGAAGGATTATCAATTTGTGTTTGAAGATCAAATTGAATTCATCAAATCAACTATAATTGATTCAGATTcagatgttgatgttgataatgaGAAGCTGCAATGTACCAGAAATTCGAAACTTAACGAGGATAGGAAAGCTTTACCAATTTATCCATACAAGGATGCTTTGCTCCAAGCTGTTCATGATCATCAAGTTCTTATTATAGTTGGAGAAACGGGCTCCGGGAAGACAACTCAAATACCTCAATATCTACATGAAGCAGGTTATACTAGAAGCGGTGGGAAGATGATTGTTTGTACTCAGCCTCGAAGAGTTGCGGCAATGAGAGTTGCTGCGCGTGTTTCACATGAAATGGGGGTTAAACTTGGTCATGAGGTTGGTTATTCTATTCGTTTTGAGGATTGTACTTGTGAGAAAACTGTTCTCAAGTATATGACTGACGGAATGATGCTAAGAGAGTTCCTTACTGAGCCTGATTTAGCAAGCTATAGTGTTATAATGATAGACGAGGCTCACGAAAGAACATTGTCAACGGATATCCTGTTTGGGTTGATAAAATACGTAGCTAGTGCTCGACCACATCTCAAGTTACTTATATCTAGCGCCACCCTTGATGCAGAGAAGTTCAGTGATTATTTTGACCGTGCTCCGATTTTTAATATACCTGGAAGGCGATTTCCGGTTGAGATACATCACTTAAAAGCACCAATATCTGATTACTTGGATGCAGCAGTAGTTACTGCACTTCAGATTCATGCAACTCAACCACAGGGTGACGGTGATATATTAATCTTTTTGACGGGGCAGGAGGAGATTGAAACAGCTGAGAATATTATTAATCGCCGAATAAGAGCTTTGGGAACAAAAATGGCTGAGTTTATAACCTGTCCTATATATGCAAACTTACCAACTGAACTACAAGCCAAGATATTTGAGCCTACTCCTAAAGGGGCTCGTAAAGTTGTCCTGGCTACAAATATAGCTGAGACATCGTTGACGATTGATGGGATCAAGTATGTTATTGATACAGGGTTTTGTAAGATCAATTGTTACAACCCTCGAACAGGAACTGAGTCATTGATGGTGGCTCCTATCTCGAAGGCATCTTCCAACCAACGTGCTGGTCGATCAGGACGAACAGGTCCTGGAAAGTGCTTCCGGTTATACACTGAACATAGCTACATGAATGATTTGGAAGATAACACAATTCCAGAAATACAAAGGACTAACCTCACAAATGTCGTGCTCTTACTCAAGAGCTTAGGGATTACCGACTTGCTGAACTTTGACTTCATGGATCCTCCACCAGCTGAAGCTCTACTTAAAGCCCTAGAACTGTTATTTGCGCTTGGTTCCCTTGATAAGGATGGTAAGTTAACCAAAGTAGGTGAAAGAATGTCCGAGTTTCCTCTGGATTCGATGCTGTCCAAGATGATAGTTGCCTCTGATAAGTACAAGTGCTCAGCTGAGATAATAAGTATTGCTGCAATGCTTTCTGTCGGGAACTCAATCTTTTATCGCCCAAAGGACAGACAAGTCCAAGCTGACAATGCGTGGATGAACTTTCACGTTGGCAATGTTGGAGATCATATTGCTTTGCTTAAGGTTTACAATTCCTGGAAGgaaacaaaattttcaagtcaGTGGTGCTATGAGAATTACATCCAAGTCAGAAGCATGAAAAAAGCTAGAGATATCCGAGATCAGTTAGAAGGTCGGCTTGAAAGGGTTGGAATTGATTTGACTTCAAATGTTAATGACTTGAAAGCTATTAAGAAGTCTATAATATCAGGATTTTTTCCCCATTCAGCAAGGCTACAGAAGAATGGGTCTTATCGAACTGTTAAGCATCCCCAGACAGGTCACATTCATCCCAGCTCGGGTTTATCGCAGGTACTTCCTAGATGGGTTGTCTACCATGAGCTGGTCCTGACAACTAAGGAGTACATGCGGCAG GCGAAGTACCAGAGATATCTTTGGTGTGGACCGTGTTCCAAAAGCTGCGGGTGGTACTGGATTATATCTGAAAATG GAGTTGGTAGACTATTTAGTAGAAGAACTCAGAAATGTTGCTATTTGATTAAAGAAGAGGACACTTATTCAAGTACAGTTGTAACTAAAACTGAATCTCATGAATGGTGGATGATAACTATCTCCTTTACTCATAAG GAACAGCACTCGGCTGATAATGTATCTCGTGTTGCTTACTGA